From Saccopteryx leptura isolate mSacLep1 chromosome 3, mSacLep1_pri_phased_curated, whole genome shotgun sequence, one genomic window encodes:
- the LOC136401433 gene encoding zinc finger protein GLI4-like isoform X2 — protein MAALGDCQEPPRVPSPVSLESLGTPGAHRQEAQPRLHSPQHGSPSCNLEVLSQPWQEEELLDLDVQDVEEVQISRDTCWPDSESEPEQALSSPRLPDPGEEVDQGGRTLRTLLRSLPRRPTFGGSLGQEPSLEQPAGPASGATSCPRKRGAWCTTGLPQGASGTAGGPEPGDNLGRGSGPGPGQGCPRSAKPHRCEACGKSFKYNSLLLKHQRVHTGEKPYACRECDKRFRGWSGFIQHHRVHTGEKPYECGQCGRAFSHSSHFTQHLRTHNGEKPYECGECGQAFSQSSNLARHRRLHTGEKPYACSQCGKAFIWSSVLIEHQRIHTGEKPYECGDCGRAFRGRSHFFRHLRTHTGEKPFACGACGKAFGQSSQLIQHQRVHYRE, from the exons ATGGCAGCCCTGGGGGACTGTCAGGAGCCCCCTCGTGTCCCGTCCCCTGTCAGTCTCGAATCACTGGGGACCCCTGGAGCCCACCGCCAGGAGGCCCAGCCTCGCCTCCACAGTCCTCAACACG GCTCCCCCAGCTGCAACCTGGAGGTGCTCTCCCAGCCGTGGCAGGAGGAGGAGCTGTTGGATTTGGATGTCCAAGACGTGGAGGAGGTCCAGATCAGCAGGGACACCTGCTGGCCAG ATTCTGAGTCAGAGCCCGAACAGGCCCTGTCATCTCCCCGCCTGCCGGATCCTGGAGAGGAGGTGGATCAGGGTGGCAGGACGCTGAGGACCCTTTTGAGGAGTCTTCCCCGCAGACCCACATTTGGGGGCAGTTTGGGACAGGAGCCCAGCTTGGAGCAGCCAGCAGGCCCAGCGTCAGGGGCCACGTCCTGCCCTCGGAAGAGGGGTGCCTGGTGCACGACTGGCCTGCcgcaaggagcctctgggactGCGGGTGGTCCAGAGCCAGGGGACAACTTGGGCCGGGGCTCAGGCCCTGGACCTGGGCAGGGCTGCCCGCGGAGCGCAAAGCCGCACAGGTGTGAGGCCTGCGGCAAGAGCTTCAAGTACAACTCGCTCTTGCTGAAGCACCAGCGCGTCCACACGGGCGAGAAGCCGTACGCGTGCCGCGAGTGCGACAAGCGCTTCCGCGGCTGGTCGGGCTTCATCCAGCACCACCGCGTCCACACCGGCGAGAAGCCCTACGAGTGCGGCCAGTGCGGCCGTGCCTTCAGCCATAGCTCCCACTTCACGCAGCACCTGCGCACCCACAACGGCGAGAAGCCCTACGAGTGCGGCGAGTGCGGCCAGGCCTTTAGCCAGAGCTCTAACCTGGCGCGGCACCGGCGGCTGCACACGGGCGAGAAGCCGTACGCCTGCAGCCAGTGCGGCAAGGCCTTCATATGGAGCTCGGTCCTCATCGAGCACCAGCGCATCCACACGGGCGAGAAGCCCTACGAGTGCGGCGACTGTGGCCGGGCCTTCCGCGGGCGCTCCCACTTCTTCCGGCATCTGCGGACCCACACCGGTGAGAAGCCCTTTGCCTGCGGCGCCTGTGGCAAGGCCTTCGGCCAAAGCTCGCAGCTCATCCAGCACCAGCGGGTCCACTACCGGGAGTAG
- the LOC136401433 gene encoding zinc finger protein GLI4-like isoform X1: MSPSSPTSLRCAHFHQALGTMAALGDCQEPPRVPSPVSLESLGTPGAHRQEAQPRLHSPQHGSPSCNLEVLSQPWQEEELLDLDVQDVEEVQISRDTCWPDSESEPEQALSSPRLPDPGEEVDQGGRTLRTLLRSLPRRPTFGGSLGQEPSLEQPAGPASGATSCPRKRGAWCTTGLPQGASGTAGGPEPGDNLGRGSGPGPGQGCPRSAKPHRCEACGKSFKYNSLLLKHQRVHTGEKPYACRECDKRFRGWSGFIQHHRVHTGEKPYECGQCGRAFSHSSHFTQHLRTHNGEKPYECGECGQAFSQSSNLARHRRLHTGEKPYACSQCGKAFIWSSVLIEHQRIHTGEKPYECGDCGRAFRGRSHFFRHLRTHTGEKPFACGACGKAFGQSSQLIQHQRVHYRE; this comes from the exons ATGTCTCCTTCTTCACCCACAA GTCTCAGGTGTGCACACTTTCATCAGGCCTTGGGAACGATGGCAGCCCTGGGGGACTGTCAGGAGCCCCCTCGTGTCCCGTCCCCTGTCAGTCTCGAATCACTGGGGACCCCTGGAGCCCACCGCCAGGAGGCCCAGCCTCGCCTCCACAGTCCTCAACACG GCTCCCCCAGCTGCAACCTGGAGGTGCTCTCCCAGCCGTGGCAGGAGGAGGAGCTGTTGGATTTGGATGTCCAAGACGTGGAGGAGGTCCAGATCAGCAGGGACACCTGCTGGCCAG ATTCTGAGTCAGAGCCCGAACAGGCCCTGTCATCTCCCCGCCTGCCGGATCCTGGAGAGGAGGTGGATCAGGGTGGCAGGACGCTGAGGACCCTTTTGAGGAGTCTTCCCCGCAGACCCACATTTGGGGGCAGTTTGGGACAGGAGCCCAGCTTGGAGCAGCCAGCAGGCCCAGCGTCAGGGGCCACGTCCTGCCCTCGGAAGAGGGGTGCCTGGTGCACGACTGGCCTGCcgcaaggagcctctgggactGCGGGTGGTCCAGAGCCAGGGGACAACTTGGGCCGGGGCTCAGGCCCTGGACCTGGGCAGGGCTGCCCGCGGAGCGCAAAGCCGCACAGGTGTGAGGCCTGCGGCAAGAGCTTCAAGTACAACTCGCTCTTGCTGAAGCACCAGCGCGTCCACACGGGCGAGAAGCCGTACGCGTGCCGCGAGTGCGACAAGCGCTTCCGCGGCTGGTCGGGCTTCATCCAGCACCACCGCGTCCACACCGGCGAGAAGCCCTACGAGTGCGGCCAGTGCGGCCGTGCCTTCAGCCATAGCTCCCACTTCACGCAGCACCTGCGCACCCACAACGGCGAGAAGCCCTACGAGTGCGGCGAGTGCGGCCAGGCCTTTAGCCAGAGCTCTAACCTGGCGCGGCACCGGCGGCTGCACACGGGCGAGAAGCCGTACGCCTGCAGCCAGTGCGGCAAGGCCTTCATATGGAGCTCGGTCCTCATCGAGCACCAGCGCATCCACACGGGCGAGAAGCCCTACGAGTGCGGCGACTGTGGCCGGGCCTTCCGCGGGCGCTCCCACTTCTTCCGGCATCTGCGGACCCACACCGGTGAGAAGCCCTTTGCCTGCGGCGCCTGTGGCAAGGCCTTCGGCCAAAGCTCGCAGCTCATCCAGCACCAGCGGGTCCACTACCGGGAGTAG